The Epinephelus lanceolatus isolate andai-2023 chromosome 14, ASM4190304v1, whole genome shotgun sequence genome has a window encoding:
- the LOC117251782 gene encoding coiled-coil domain-containing protein 89, with protein MATPQRNAENFMKVEGNTTEHVDGIWKSLEKFLNVSGDDATETGVLQSRIDEQSNLICMLKQRADEVLLRSQALQKINTELEDRVTNCQKELDDERKKAELLEKRFMDLAANNQAIIAFMDEYKNQNAQLKLENEQLQSENDTLFSQKLQDKEIFVQKLMQDIKQLTEKYTNKEKEYREKLAGCQSKFLEQTTQHQAKNTLLLNQLHEAQQQQKDAAEMCNDLKLKLQRAEEEHALKETNMRESISSLIQEKDKLLCLSMERGKVIQEKQEEIQQLEMKWKKDKKARAKAEDRFEKEAEAVNADVKVKSLQSALDESTTKYGKLKKDFEAFKEHSTNLLIQERELNKKLRHMIG; from the exons ATGGCAACTCCACAGAGAAATGCAGAAAACTTCATGAAGGTGGAGGGCAACACGACAGAG CATGTGGATGGTATTTGGAAGTCACTGGAGAAATTTCTAAACGTTTCTGGGGATGATGCAACAGAGACAGGGGTGCTGCAGTCCAGGATAGATGAACAGTCAAATCTGATCTGCATGCTGAAACAGAGAGCAGATGAGGTGCTTCTTCGAAGTCAAGCCCTTCAGAAAATCAATACGGAGCTAGAGGACCGAGTAACAAACTGCCAGAAAGAACTGGACgacgaaagaaagaaagcagagCTACTGGAGAAGAGATTTATGGATTTAGCTGCCAACAATCAAGCAATTATTGCTTTCATGGACGAGTACAAAAATCAGAATGCCCAGTTAAAGCTGGAAAACGAACAGCTGCAGTCAGAAAATGACACGCTCTTCTCCCAAAAATTACAAGATAAAGAAATATTTGTTCAAAAACTGATGCAAGACATCAAACAGCTGACAGAGAAAtacacaaacaaggaaaaggaatATCG GGAGAAATTAGCTGGATGCCAGTCAAAATTCCTGGAACAAACAACCCAGCATCAAGCCAAGAACACATTGCTACTTAATCAATTGCATGAagctcaacaacaacaaaaagatgctGCAGAGATGTGCAACG ACCTTAAGTTGAAGCTACAAAgggctgaagaagagcatgctTTGAAGGAAACCAACATGCGAGAAAGCATTTCAAGCCTCATCCAGGAGAAGGACAAGTTATTGTGTCTGTCTATGGAAAGAGGGAAAGTAATACAG GAGAAACAAGAGGAAATCCAGCAACTGGAgatgaaatggaaaaaagacaaaaaagcccGGGCTAAAGCAGAGGACAG GTTTGAAAAGGAAGCAGAAGCTGTCAATGCAGACGTCAAGGTGAAGTCTCTCCAGTCTGCTCTTGATGAATCCACAACAAAATATGGGAAGCTGAAAAAG GATTTTGAAGCCTTCAAAGAACACAGCACCAACCTCCTTATTCAAGAAAGGGAGTTAAATAAGAAGCTTCGACACATGATTGGCTAA
- the col28a2a gene encoding collagen, type XXVIII, alpha 2a isoform X2, with protein sequence MFPSSTLVLLVTALTSIWAQDLYQERKSNKKFRVKLQAANIHDGQAILDEDCSLELSFLLDSSESAKDNHEQEKQFTMNVVDRLQGARLQTARSLSFRVALLQYSSHVITEQTFRDWKGTENFKTRIAPIIYIGHGTYTTYAITNMTRIYLEESSPGSIKVAVLLTDGISHPRNPDIFSAVADAKNQGIKFFSLGITRTANEPANVAQLRLLASSPASRFLHNLQDEDIVEKIVTEITGLADEGCPLAQRCACEKGERGPSGPAGKKGRPGEDGAPGFKGQKGEAGLSGLPGREGAEGKPGYKGEKGERGECGTPGIKGDRGPEGPAGTRGLRGLQGLPGPHGDLGPEGPQGKQGERGPPGPPGIQGETGVGLPGPKGDIGFQGRPGPPGPHGLGEPGLPGPQGPQGVAGEKGPQGEGFPGPKGERGLAGPRGPRGQQGLGIKGEKGDLGPPGVSGPIGLTGVGIQGEKGVEGPRGPPGARGHPGEGLPGPKGDQGLPGEQGATGEPGIGEPGPKGDPGAAGLAGVPGLPGEDGAPGQKGEAGLPGLRGPEGAQGIGIQGEKGDQGLRGIRGLHGPPGISGPSGPKGERGTPGQQGIPGQPGRSISGPKGDVGPIGPPGPVGEPGHGLPGPKGERGHSGLSGPVGPKGEGIQGPVGPPGLPGLPGEPGPEGIGIPGPKGDIGFRGLPGLPGPPGEGLQGPPGNVGRTGPAGPTGPPGEGIQGPKGEPGSQGMTGPRGPQGEGFPGPKGDRGSQGERGMKGTKGDMGDHGVPGEAGRPGAKGEPGLTREDIIKLIKEICGCGIKCKERPMELVFVIDSSESVGPENFEIIKDFVTRLVDGTTIGRNTTRIGLVLYSLHVHLEFNLARYMSKEDIKQAIRKMPYMGEGTYTGTAIRKATQEAFFSARPGVRKVAIVITDGQTDKREPVKLDIAVREAHAANIEMYALGIVNSSDPTQAEFLRELNLIASDPDSEHMYLIDDFNTLPALESKLASQFCEDENGALIYNHITNGHWNGNNGHGHGINGNNGHGENTNGYNGHGNNGYVYSYGNNGYGNTENGQNFKEEIQNHRRTTSRGRGDTFTLPISADPLPVQVVDDDEGEDLDLRVHGRGGNTVAAVAVVNKTTLLSPVRESSVFTEAVLSSSTSSSSSATSVSTVSSVSSLNTNRLQPVANQVLPEEAPVVDPRCNLTLDQGTCRDYSIQWYYDKQANACAQFWYGGCGGNDNRYETEDECKKTCIQSKTG encoded by the exons ATGTTCCCCTCCTCTACACTGGTGCTGCTGGTCACAGCACTGACCAGCATCTGGGCCCAAGACTTATATCAAGAGAGGAAAAGTAACAAGAAATTTAGGGTCAAACTTCAGGCTGCAAATATTCATGACGGACAAG ccaTCCTAGATGAGGACTGTAGCTTGGAGCTCTCCTTCCTTCTGGACAGCTCCGAGAGCGCCAAGGACAATCATGAGCAGGAAAAACAGTTCACCATGAATGTGGTGGACAGACTCCAGGGGGCACGGCTGCAGACCGCCCGCAGCTTGAGCTTCAGAGTAGCTCTGTTGCAATACAGCAGTCATGTTATCACAGAGCAAACCTTCAGAGACTGGAAAGGCACAGAGAACTTCAAAACCCGTATAGCTCCCATCATCTACATCGGGCATGGCACCTACACCACCTATGCCATCACCAACATGACCAGGATCTACCTGGAGGAATCCAGCCCTGGCAGCATCAAAGTAGCCGTGCTACTCACTGATGGTATTTCCCACCCGAGGAACCCTGACATTTTCTCTGCTGTTGCTGATGCCAAGAACCAGGGCATCAAATTCTTCTCTTTGGGTATCACTCGGACGGCCAATGAGCCAGCCAATGTAGCCCAGCTCCGCCTACTCGCCAGCTCCCCGGCCTCCCGCTTCCTCCATAATTTACAGGATGAAGACATTGTTGAAAAAATCGTCACTGAGATT aCTGGCTTGGCTGATGAAGGA TGCCCTCTGGCTCAGAGATGTGCTTGTgagaaaggagagaggggaCCAAGCGGGCCTGCG GGGAAAAAAGGTCGCCCTGGAGAAGATGGAGCCCCGGGGTTTAAAGGGCAAAAG GGTGAAGCAGGATTAAGTGGTCTACCTGGGCGAGAGGGTGCTGAG GGAAAACCAGGTTACAAAGGAGAGAAG GGTGAGAGGGGTGAGTGTGGCACTCCAGGAATCAAAGGAGACAGG GGTCCTGAGGGTCCAGCTGGAACAAGAGGACTTAGAGGTCTGCAG GGGTTACCAGGACCACATGGAGACCTTGGCCCAGAGGGTCCTCAGGGAAAGCAG GGTGAACGTGGCCCACCTGGCCCTCCAGGAATTCAGGGGGAAACTGGTGTTGGACTTCCTGGACCCAAA GGTGACATCGGATTCCAGGGCCGACCAGGTCCTCCTGGCCCCCATGGTTTGGGTGAACCTGGCCTTCCT GGACCTCAAGGACCACAAGGTGTTGCAGGGGAAAAAGGACCCCAGGGCGAGGGGTTTCCTGGACCAAAG GGGGAACGGGGGCTCGCTGGGCCGAGGGGGCCAAGGGGACAGCAGGGTCTAGGAATCAAAGGAGAAAAG GGTGACTTGGGACCTCCAGGTGTTTCAGGGCCAATTGGACTGACAGGAGTGGGCATACAGGGAGAGAAG GGAGTCGAAGGTCCAAGAGGTCCACCAGGAGCCAGAGGACATCCAGGAGAAGGTTTACCTGGACCTAAG GGAGACCAAGGTTTACCGGGAGAGCAGGGAGCCACAGGAGAGCCAGGCATTGGTGAACCTGGTCCAAAG GGAGACCCTGGGGCAGCTGGTCTGGCTGGCGTACCTGGTCTTCCAGGAGAGGATGGAGCTCCGGGGCAGAAG GGCGAGGCTGGTTTACCTGGTTTAAGAGGTCCTGAGGGAGCACAAGGAATTGGCATTCAAGGGGAGAAG GGTGATCAGGGTCTGAGGGGCATCCGTGGGTTACATGGTCCTCCTGGGATCTCAGGACCCTCAGGACCAAAG GGTGAACGTGGGACACCAGGCCAGCAGGGCATACCAGGACAGCCAGGACGATCCATATCAGGGCCAAAG GGTGATGTAGGCCCCATTGGTCCCCCTGGTCCTGTTGGGGAACCAGGCCATGGATTACCTGGTCCAAAG GGTGAACGTGGTCATTCGGGTTTATCGGGTCCAGTTGGTCCAAAAGGCGAAGGCATCCAGGGCCCTGTG GGTCCTCCGGGCCTGCCAGGTTTACCAGGCGAGCCAGGCCCAGAAGGAATAGGAATTCCTGGTCCCAAG GGCGATATTGGCTTTAGAGGATTGCCAGGTTTGCCCGGCCCACCTGGAGAGGGTTTACAAGGACCCCCT GGTAATGTTGGGAGGACAGGACCTGCAGGTCCCACTGGACCCCCAGGAGAGGGTATTCAAGGTCCAAAG GGTGAGCCAGGATCTCAAGGTATGACTGGGCCTAGAGGGCCTCAAGGAGAAGGATTTCCTGGACCTAAG GGTGATCGTGGATCACAGGGTGAGAGAGGAATGAAAGGTACAAAAGGAGACATGGGTGATCATGGAGTCCCTGGTGAAGCA GGAAGACCAGGAGCAAAAGGAGAACCAGGCCTCACA AGAGAAGACATTATTAAGCTGATCAAAGAAATCTGTG GATGTGGCATCAAGTGCAAAGAAAGACCAATGGAACTTGTGTTCGTCATCGACAGCTCAGAGAGTGTCGGCCCTGAGAACTTTGAAATCATCAAGGACTTTGTCACCAGGTTGGTGGACGGCACCACAATTGGACGCAACACCACCAGAATTGGACTGGTCCTCTACAGTCTGCATGTCCATTTGGAGTTCAACTTAGCTCGCTACATGAGCAAAGAGGACATTAAGCAGGCAATCAGAAAAATGCCTTACATGGGTGAGGGCACGTACACTGGCACCGCCATCAGAAAGGCCACTCAGGAGGCTTTCTTCAGTGCTCGGCCAGGGGTCAGAAAAGTAGCCATTGTCATCACCGATGGTCAGACTGACAAACGAGAGCCTGTCAAACTTGACATAGCAGTGAGGGAAGCTCACGCTGCAAACATTGAGATGTATGCCCTGGGGATTGTCAATTCTTCTGATCCTACGCAGGCTGAGTTCCTGCGAGAACTCAACCTCATTGCCTCGGACCCCGACAGCGAACACATGTACCTTATTGATGACTTCAATACTCTTCCAG cACTGGAGTCTAAACTCGCCAGCCAGTTCTGTGAAGATGAAAATGGCGCCCTCATTTACAATCACATTACAAATGGACACTGGAACGGCAACAATGGCCATGGGCATGGTATTAATGGAAACAATGGACATGGAGAGAATACCAATGGATATAATGGCCATGGCAATAATGGTTATGTTTATAGTTATGGAAACAATGGATATGGGAATACTGAAAATGGTCAAAATTTCAAAGAGGAGATCCAAAATCACAGACGCACCACCAGCCGAGGCCGTGgagacacattcacactgccCATCAGCGCCGATCCTCTCCCTGTTCAG GTCGTGGACGATGATGAAGGTGAAGATTTAGACTTAAGAGTCCATGGGCGGGGTGGTAATACTGTAGCTGCTGTAGCTGTAGTCAACAAAACAACATTGTTATCTCCTGTGAGAGAAAGCTCCGTCTTCACTGAAGCCGTCTTGTCATCTTCTACATCGTCATCCTCGTCTGCAACATCTGTGTCAACAGTGAGCTCAGTTTCATCTTTAAATACGAATCGGTTGCAGCCCGTGGCGAATCAAGTCCTACCTGAAG AGGCCCCTGTTGTTGATCCCCGCTGTAACCTCACCTTGGACCAAGGCACCTGCCGAGATTACAGCATCCAGTGGTACTATGACAAGCAGGCCAACGCCTGTGCACAGTTTTGGTATGGAGGCTGCGGTGGAAATGACAACCGTTACGAAACAGAGGATGAATGCAAGAAGACTTGCATTCAGTCAAAAACAG GATAA
- the col28a2a gene encoding collagen, type XXVIII, alpha 2a isoform X1 produces MFPSSTLVLLVTALTSIWAQDLYQERKSNKKFRVKLQAANIHDGQAILDEDCSLELSFLLDSSESAKDNHEQEKQFTMNVVDRLQGARLQTARSLSFRVALLQYSSHVITEQTFRDWKGTENFKTRIAPIIYIGHGTYTTYAITNMTRIYLEESSPGSIKVAVLLTDGISHPRNPDIFSAVADAKNQGIKFFSLGITRTANEPANVAQLRLLASSPASRFLHNLQDEDIVEKIVTEITGLADEGCPLAQRCACEKGERGPSGPAGKKGRPGEDGAPGFKGQKGEAGLSGLPGREGAEGKPGYKGEKGERGECGTPGIKGDRGPEGPAGTRGLRGLQGLPGPHGDLGPEGPQGKQGERGPPGPPGIQGETGVGLPGPKGDIGFQGRPGPPGPHGLGEPGLPGPQGPQGVAGEKGPQGEGFPGPKGERGLAGPRGPRGQQGLGIKGEKGDLGPPGVSGPIGLTGVGIQGEKGVEGPRGPPGARGHPGEGLPGPKGDQGLPGEQGATGEPGIGEPGPKGDPGAAGLAGVPGLPGEDGAPGQKGEAGLPGLRGPEGAQGIGIQGEKGDQGLRGIRGLHGPPGISGPSGPKGERGTPGQQGIPGQPGRSISGPKGDVGPIGPPGPVGEPGHGLPGPKGERGHSGLSGPVGPKGEGIQGPVGPPGLPGLPGEPGPEGIGIPGPKGDIGFRGLPGLPGPPGEGLQGPPGNVGRTGPAGPTGPPGEGIQGPKGEPGSQGMTGPRGPQGEGFPGPKGDRGSQGERGMKGTKGDMGDHGVPGEAGRPGAKGEPGLTREDIIKLIKEICGCGIKCKERPMELVFVIDSSESVGPENFEIIKDFVTRLVDGTTIGRNTTRIGLVLYSLHVHLEFNLARYMSKEDIKQAIRKMPYMGEGTYTGTAIRKATQEAFFSARPGVRKVAIVITDGQTDKREPVKLDIAVREAHAANIEMYALGIVNSSDPTQAEFLRELNLIASDPDSEHMYLIDDFNTLPALESKLASQFCEDENGALIYNHITNGHWNGNNGHGHGINGNNGHGENTNGYNGHGNNGYVYSYGNNGYGNTENGQNFKEEIQNHRRTTSRGRGDTFTLPISADPLPVQVVDDDEGEDLDLRVHGRGGNTVAAVAVVNKTTLLSPVRESSVFTEAVLSSSTSSSSSATSVSTVSSVSSLNTNRLQPVANQVLPEEAPVVDPRCNLTLDQGTCRDYSIQWYYDKQANACAQFWYGGCGGNDNRYETEDECKKTCIQSKTAG; encoded by the exons ATGTTCCCCTCCTCTACACTGGTGCTGCTGGTCACAGCACTGACCAGCATCTGGGCCCAAGACTTATATCAAGAGAGGAAAAGTAACAAGAAATTTAGGGTCAAACTTCAGGCTGCAAATATTCATGACGGACAAG ccaTCCTAGATGAGGACTGTAGCTTGGAGCTCTCCTTCCTTCTGGACAGCTCCGAGAGCGCCAAGGACAATCATGAGCAGGAAAAACAGTTCACCATGAATGTGGTGGACAGACTCCAGGGGGCACGGCTGCAGACCGCCCGCAGCTTGAGCTTCAGAGTAGCTCTGTTGCAATACAGCAGTCATGTTATCACAGAGCAAACCTTCAGAGACTGGAAAGGCACAGAGAACTTCAAAACCCGTATAGCTCCCATCATCTACATCGGGCATGGCACCTACACCACCTATGCCATCACCAACATGACCAGGATCTACCTGGAGGAATCCAGCCCTGGCAGCATCAAAGTAGCCGTGCTACTCACTGATGGTATTTCCCACCCGAGGAACCCTGACATTTTCTCTGCTGTTGCTGATGCCAAGAACCAGGGCATCAAATTCTTCTCTTTGGGTATCACTCGGACGGCCAATGAGCCAGCCAATGTAGCCCAGCTCCGCCTACTCGCCAGCTCCCCGGCCTCCCGCTTCCTCCATAATTTACAGGATGAAGACATTGTTGAAAAAATCGTCACTGAGATT aCTGGCTTGGCTGATGAAGGA TGCCCTCTGGCTCAGAGATGTGCTTGTgagaaaggagagaggggaCCAAGCGGGCCTGCG GGGAAAAAAGGTCGCCCTGGAGAAGATGGAGCCCCGGGGTTTAAAGGGCAAAAG GGTGAAGCAGGATTAAGTGGTCTACCTGGGCGAGAGGGTGCTGAG GGAAAACCAGGTTACAAAGGAGAGAAG GGTGAGAGGGGTGAGTGTGGCACTCCAGGAATCAAAGGAGACAGG GGTCCTGAGGGTCCAGCTGGAACAAGAGGACTTAGAGGTCTGCAG GGGTTACCAGGACCACATGGAGACCTTGGCCCAGAGGGTCCTCAGGGAAAGCAG GGTGAACGTGGCCCACCTGGCCCTCCAGGAATTCAGGGGGAAACTGGTGTTGGACTTCCTGGACCCAAA GGTGACATCGGATTCCAGGGCCGACCAGGTCCTCCTGGCCCCCATGGTTTGGGTGAACCTGGCCTTCCT GGACCTCAAGGACCACAAGGTGTTGCAGGGGAAAAAGGACCCCAGGGCGAGGGGTTTCCTGGACCAAAG GGGGAACGGGGGCTCGCTGGGCCGAGGGGGCCAAGGGGACAGCAGGGTCTAGGAATCAAAGGAGAAAAG GGTGACTTGGGACCTCCAGGTGTTTCAGGGCCAATTGGACTGACAGGAGTGGGCATACAGGGAGAGAAG GGAGTCGAAGGTCCAAGAGGTCCACCAGGAGCCAGAGGACATCCAGGAGAAGGTTTACCTGGACCTAAG GGAGACCAAGGTTTACCGGGAGAGCAGGGAGCCACAGGAGAGCCAGGCATTGGTGAACCTGGTCCAAAG GGAGACCCTGGGGCAGCTGGTCTGGCTGGCGTACCTGGTCTTCCAGGAGAGGATGGAGCTCCGGGGCAGAAG GGCGAGGCTGGTTTACCTGGTTTAAGAGGTCCTGAGGGAGCACAAGGAATTGGCATTCAAGGGGAGAAG GGTGATCAGGGTCTGAGGGGCATCCGTGGGTTACATGGTCCTCCTGGGATCTCAGGACCCTCAGGACCAAAG GGTGAACGTGGGACACCAGGCCAGCAGGGCATACCAGGACAGCCAGGACGATCCATATCAGGGCCAAAG GGTGATGTAGGCCCCATTGGTCCCCCTGGTCCTGTTGGGGAACCAGGCCATGGATTACCTGGTCCAAAG GGTGAACGTGGTCATTCGGGTTTATCGGGTCCAGTTGGTCCAAAAGGCGAAGGCATCCAGGGCCCTGTG GGTCCTCCGGGCCTGCCAGGTTTACCAGGCGAGCCAGGCCCAGAAGGAATAGGAATTCCTGGTCCCAAG GGCGATATTGGCTTTAGAGGATTGCCAGGTTTGCCCGGCCCACCTGGAGAGGGTTTACAAGGACCCCCT GGTAATGTTGGGAGGACAGGACCTGCAGGTCCCACTGGACCCCCAGGAGAGGGTATTCAAGGTCCAAAG GGTGAGCCAGGATCTCAAGGTATGACTGGGCCTAGAGGGCCTCAAGGAGAAGGATTTCCTGGACCTAAG GGTGATCGTGGATCACAGGGTGAGAGAGGAATGAAAGGTACAAAAGGAGACATGGGTGATCATGGAGTCCCTGGTGAAGCA GGAAGACCAGGAGCAAAAGGAGAACCAGGCCTCACA AGAGAAGACATTATTAAGCTGATCAAAGAAATCTGTG GATGTGGCATCAAGTGCAAAGAAAGACCAATGGAACTTGTGTTCGTCATCGACAGCTCAGAGAGTGTCGGCCCTGAGAACTTTGAAATCATCAAGGACTTTGTCACCAGGTTGGTGGACGGCACCACAATTGGACGCAACACCACCAGAATTGGACTGGTCCTCTACAGTCTGCATGTCCATTTGGAGTTCAACTTAGCTCGCTACATGAGCAAAGAGGACATTAAGCAGGCAATCAGAAAAATGCCTTACATGGGTGAGGGCACGTACACTGGCACCGCCATCAGAAAGGCCACTCAGGAGGCTTTCTTCAGTGCTCGGCCAGGGGTCAGAAAAGTAGCCATTGTCATCACCGATGGTCAGACTGACAAACGAGAGCCTGTCAAACTTGACATAGCAGTGAGGGAAGCTCACGCTGCAAACATTGAGATGTATGCCCTGGGGATTGTCAATTCTTCTGATCCTACGCAGGCTGAGTTCCTGCGAGAACTCAACCTCATTGCCTCGGACCCCGACAGCGAACACATGTACCTTATTGATGACTTCAATACTCTTCCAG cACTGGAGTCTAAACTCGCCAGCCAGTTCTGTGAAGATGAAAATGGCGCCCTCATTTACAATCACATTACAAATGGACACTGGAACGGCAACAATGGCCATGGGCATGGTATTAATGGAAACAATGGACATGGAGAGAATACCAATGGATATAATGGCCATGGCAATAATGGTTATGTTTATAGTTATGGAAACAATGGATATGGGAATACTGAAAATGGTCAAAATTTCAAAGAGGAGATCCAAAATCACAGACGCACCACCAGCCGAGGCCGTGgagacacattcacactgccCATCAGCGCCGATCCTCTCCCTGTTCAG GTCGTGGACGATGATGAAGGTGAAGATTTAGACTTAAGAGTCCATGGGCGGGGTGGTAATACTGTAGCTGCTGTAGCTGTAGTCAACAAAACAACATTGTTATCTCCTGTGAGAGAAAGCTCCGTCTTCACTGAAGCCGTCTTGTCATCTTCTACATCGTCATCCTCGTCTGCAACATCTGTGTCAACAGTGAGCTCAGTTTCATCTTTAAATACGAATCGGTTGCAGCCCGTGGCGAATCAAGTCCTACCTGAAG AGGCCCCTGTTGTTGATCCCCGCTGTAACCTCACCTTGGACCAAGGCACCTGCCGAGATTACAGCATCCAGTGGTACTATGACAAGCAGGCCAACGCCTGTGCACAGTTTTGGTATGGAGGCTGCGGTGGAAATGACAACCGTTACGAAACAGAGGATGAATGCAAGAAGACTTGCATTCAGTCAAAAACAG CAGGATAA